In the genome of Carya illinoinensis cultivar Pawnee chromosome 13, C.illinoinensisPawnee_v1, whole genome shotgun sequence, the window ACTCTATGATCATTTCTCCTTAGATGCAGAATAATATGAGGGTTATATGTTAGTCtgacatttttcaaatttagtcTTTAGGTGTAACTAATTGGATATCTCGAGTTTGGAGAATAAAAATGGGAATGGATTTCAAGGACCATTGATTGGCTTTTTTATGTATGTTATTATGGGAATTTTTTACTGGGTTTATGGCTTGtgacaagaataaaatataaggcAAGCATAATCGTTCCTCTTCCATTAAACATTGGGATTCCATTGTACTCTTTACGTTGTTCTTATGTTGAATATGCATCCTTTGATGGGCCACTTATTGTGGCAAACCAACATGCCCACAGTGTAAACATCCCTTTGAGTTTATAGGAGGAGACCTTGAAAATGAATCTAAGTTTTCCATTTGGAGAACCTCATGCTCTTAATTGGCCATTTCACTCTTGAAAATTGTCAAGtaggtaaaaataatttaaatatgatttttttgggTGAGGGGGCCAAagcttaattttcttgtatattttctATTGGACTATTATGAATTACTAGTTCATGTAGAAAGCATCTATTTGCATGCCCTTTTTTTATAGCCCCAACATACAACTCAAGTGCGTCTCCCACaatgattagaaaaaagaaatgattggtgttttaaatttttattactataacAGGTCCCACAATAATTGGCATAAGGCTTGTAAGTAACAAATAATTAGTGAAGCATATTAAATGACAACATCAACGATTACATGTTTCAAGGCCTACTTCTTAGAGCCAATTGGTTTAAACTTTTGATTTTGGACAACCTGGAAGACATTTATGATGATGCTGAAGATTATTATCcatatgaagatgaagaagacgaCCTAGATGAAGTTTACTTTAGCAGTTCAGCAAATCATCAGGAATCAAAGGTGGGGGGAGATAATGGTTATGTCAAGTCAGGATGCCAAGAAGCAAGGCTAGTCTATCAACCAAATTTCCAGGACACTGGTGCTGGTTCATCCTCAGAACCTTTGGAGGCTGCAAAAAGTGCAACTGGGCGACGGGCAAAACGGGAACTCAAATATGAAGCTGCTGATAAACCTACTGCAAGAAAGCACCAGCAACATCTGCTAAGGTTGGGTCGAACATGAGTCCTTTCTTGCAAGTGCCTAAGTTGGGCCTTAAACACAGGTACTTAGGTACTTAAGTTTATGTAGTTCTTATAGCAGTGGGTTCTAAAATCAAGTTTGCGACCCAACTTAGGTACTTACAGAAATGGCCTTAAGTCCGGCCCAAACTCACCGAATGTTGCTACCGCTTTCTTTAGCATATTTATCAGCTGCTTCGTGTTTGAGTGCCCATTTTGCCCCTTGGCCGGTTGCACTTTTCACACGCTCCTAAGGTTCTTGGGATGAACCTGCACCAGAGTCCTAAAAATTTGGTTGACAGATTAGCTTCGCTTCTAGGCGTCCTGACTTGACATAACCATGATCACCCCACTTTCGATTCCCAATAGAAGACTTGCTAAACTATTGAAGTAAACTTCATCTagatcgtcttcttcctcttcctatgGATAATAATCTTCAGCATCATCATAAAAGTCTGCTTGGTCCTCCAAAATCAAAGGTTTAAACCAATTGGCTCTAAGAAGTAGCAGACACTCTCTCCTCAAACATGTAATCGTTGATGCTGTCATTCAAGATGCTTCACTAATTATTTGTTGCTTACAAGCTTTATGCCAATTATTGTGGGACCCattatagtaataaaaaagttaaaacacctATTTTCTTATCATTGTGTGAGACTCACTTCAGTTGTGTGTTGGGGCTGTAAAAAAAGGACATGCAAATAGATGTTTTCAACATGAATTAGTAATTCTTAACAGTCTAATAGAAAATACACCAGAAAATCAAGCTTCCCCCTCAGCCTAAAAAAATCgtgtttaaatcatttttacatactaaacaataagaaaatatatcagAAAATTAAGCAGCCAAAACTCCGATGAGTGAACGATTAACATTCATGATTGCCGTTATAATTTAGGAGCCTCTAATTGTTCAACTGAGATGGTATCAGCACTTATGAGACTTGACGTAGAACTCAAACCAATCAAGATCTATGAGGTGAGGCATAATAGGCACCAATACTATATTTAGATTAAACACAGGCCACATACCATTGTAGGAACTATCTGACATCTCATACATGAAGGCTAACAACTATGACCATAATTTCAAAGGCATGCAAAATATTAGCTTCAGGCATGAGACaatttccaaaataataaaagtagcCAGATAAATAGATTGACGAGACAAAACGATCGCAATCTTTAAGATTCGTCTCTTAGAGCATTATCTTATTTAAGCATATTGTACATATTCCATCACGATACATCACTAGAATTACCATAAAAGACAAAACTAGCGTATACAAAATGTACTAAATATTTCTTTGCAGTCATACTCTCTTCCACCATTAGAATGtactaaatatttttaggaGAAACTAAAAAACTCAATTATTTTCGGTCCCAATAAGTTTCTAAAAGCTCagtccaagaaaatatttaaaaattgctACAAAGGTAAATAAATATTAGATGCACTGaaaccatatttaaaaaaaaaatccattcggACTGCActagcttcttctattttcttttgagaCCTTCGTCTACGTTCTTGTCGAGACGTGCAGTTTTCTTtccacacatttttttaatttcttgaccattttaaaaacattcaccaaatactttaaaaaaataaaataaaaaatacaatctGGTGCCTaacagaacaaaaaataaatgacattttacCAAGAAAGAACCTTGTGcagaaaacataaaatagaCCAGATCTGGTACTAATTTCTGAGAACGGGGATTGTCAAGCCACGGATCGAGGAACaaagataaaagaattttaCAGTACCTGAGGATCATGATCTTGGACGATGGAAAATGtctctgaaaaataaaaatcccaaATAAGAAGACAGAAATGGCAAGAAAAGGCCCGTTTAtcccttttatttctgtttCGGATTCCAAAGAAGGTTGGAAGAGGTTGTGGGATATTTGAGGAGAGAAGAAGAGGTGAAGTCCAAAAGTAGAGGACGTGAGAACTAAGAAGAAATATCTTTCATGCATCGTCTCAAGTATTTTCGTCTGCACCATGTTAATGGTGAGAAGAAATTCATAAAAACCAGCCTGTTCTTGGAGGTTGCATGCATGGCTGCTAATTTTGCAGTGCCAGAAGGCCGCTAACAACTCCAGGCACCAGAccattagctagctagctagctcctgGCTTGACTCGAAATGAAGGATACATTCCTGCATCTCGCCTGCTGTTGCAATGCCATCATCTctaaaagctctctctctctctctctctctctctctctctctctctctctctctctctctccatatatatatgcatcgaTCTCTTTTGAGAAAACTTCGCCGGTAACATCACATTAAAACAATGTTGTTTGAAAAGGCCAATAAACATATACATAAGTACCAGAGACTCAAAGGTGTGGAGGGTGTGATATAGGATCAAGAGTCGCGCGATGCATGCAGGCATATATAATCCAAAGTATGTGAGTGAGGAAATTCAAAGAGCAGTAGAGCTCTGTTTTAAGAGCTGTGACCCCCAAAGGAGAGCATATATCAAGCAGTGAATTATCAATTATCGTGGGTGATCGCGAAGCAGTACTTGGATATCAAccaaaaaaatgacattttaccaAGAACGAACCTTGCGAAGAAAACATAGAATAGACGATATCTAGTACTAATTTCTGAAAACGGGTAGTGTCAAGGCACAGATCGAGGAACaaagataaaagaattgaagTGTACCTGAGGATCATGATCTTGGACGacggaaaaagagagagagaaccttttATTTCTGTTTCGGATTCCAAAGAAGGTTGGAAGAGGTTGTGGGGTGGGGCTGGGTGCAGAGGGGAGAAGAAGAGGTGAGGTCCAAAAGCAGAGGACGTGAATGCTATTTATCAGCCCCTAATATGAGATTGAGGTGTGCAAATAGACTTCTATTTAGAATAGAAGTAGTGAAGAAAGAAGGATAAGTCTTGAATTAAAAGGTATTAGATAATGAAaacgaaaagataaaaagataagcaTTCAAGCGTACGAAACGCAAAGGGTAAAAGAGAAATCCCAGATCATTGGAAAATCTCGTTGCTTGTAGAGCTGCATATGTTTCAACAAGGAGATAGGCAGGATCCAGATGGCTATTTATTATCGTGGTTGCTGGAACCCTTCTCTCCCAGTCACGGATAACAACTCATAGTCTCACCTTGCACAGACTCTTGTAGATATCAGCATCCCAATTTTATCTTGAAAATATCCTATGGAGGAGCTTCCCATATGCTTATAATAGCAGTTGTGCTTGCAGCCTTATCTTTTTCttgctaaaaataaattcattcctCTTTTCACATATACTCCATACAACAACTGCAAATTCAGCCACTTCCTCGTTGTTCAAAAAATTGAGTAAGCTCGTGACGATCTAATTGAAATTCTGTTTTATCAGCCTGGCTTTATGAAGCTCTATTGAGCAGTGGCTTTACGAAATTCTGTTTGACGGTTTGTTCGTGTTTGTGGCAGGGCACAAACACGAACAAACCCAAATAATAATGAATCACTTTCACAATCCCAAATAAGGTGAAAGTTTTTGCTTGGAGATTGTAAAGAGGGGCCAACAACTAAACACAATCTAAAGAAGAGGAAGGTGTTGCCTGAGGATAAACTATTAGCTATGTAAAGGTGTGAGAGAAGATACTGCTCATGCCTTATATTATTGTCTCATGCTGCAAGAAAGATGGGAAAAGGTTTTCCTACATTTCAATTAACTGACTCTCATCAAGAGTTTGTGGGGATGGCCATTTAGGTAAATGGAAAATGTAGCATAGTGGAAATTGAGCTTTTCTTTCTAATTGCATGGAGTTTCTGGTATAGAATAAATAAGATGGTTTATGAGGATAAGAACTTGTTACCTAATCAAGTGATTGGTCATGCCCTTGCTGTGCAGAAGAATTATAAAGAAGTCAAAGGAAAGCCACTGAAGATGAACAGAGTTGTTGTCGATGGAGCCTCCACCACAAGGGTTATGAAACTAAATGTGGATGGTGCTATGTTCGCTGATCAACAGAGTGCAGGTGTAGGGATTATTCTTTGTGATGACCAAGGGGCAGTGATTATGGTAGTAAGCAGGAAGTAGCATGAGGTGAATCATCCAATAAAGATTGAATTGCTAGCAATGCTAAGTGTTCACTTGGGAATTAAGGATCTTATTTTAGAAAGTGATTCACTTTTTAATGGTGCAAGATCTTCAACGTACAGAAGATTCTATGCTTCTGCTAGGTAATATAATCAAAGATGCTCGAGAATTGATATAGAGGTTTAGTAGCTGCAAAGTTCAACATGTTGGGAGATTGGGAAATGAAGTCGTACATAGGCTTGGAAAGTTTGCTTGGAATGTTACCAATATTATAAGTACTATATGGCGGGGATCATTCCCTGATGTTATTTCTCATGTCCTTTGGtaataaagaaaaggaaaagaaaatggtgtGGCCAATCCGTtgtaatacatatattattataaccAAAGGGTGACTGCCGCCAAGGTTACGGAACCAATGGGAAACATGCATGGCCTAAGGCTATGCCACATTGGGCAACCCAAACAATGTTTTGGTAAGTGAGCAATCAAccttgttaatttgtttttcttttaattataacaTGATGTCTTTAGTCCCACAATACCCATagtataaacattaaaaaagtcggaatgaatacaaaaatataaagctAAAACTATACTTTgcaaaaaaaaggtaaaaataaataaagtactaAACTTATGTTTTGGGATAAAATGTGTGTGGAATGAACAAAATTTCCGAACAAAATTTCATCCTAAAAGATGGTTATTTGGGACGATGTGCATGTTCTCTCCCAAAAGTAGCACAAACATAGTATATCGTTCGAACTGATCTAACAAATTTGGCTgccatttctattttcttttcttcattcaaGTGAATATGTTACAAGCTTGAATTGTAGacttacataatttaattttttaaatgtagaaaaacaattaaaaagactaatttattgagataaaccatacattaaaataatttcacaagaaagatgaaattacttctttaaaattatattcaattataaaaacataatttaatatatatccaAAAATAACGAAAAAAGGAAGACattcattatttttgtttttatcattttgatttttttatttgatttatattggCTACATATGTTTGTTTATTACAAACTTTCAAcagttgtatatatttttttcataaaaagtgTTCGTTATATTGTTTTGAAGTCACATCTTTTGATTGACATTTATTTCGAAACATCTCTTAATAAAAATCTGTGTACAAAGAGAGAGAAGTTTAATAGTTAGTCTATATTTGTTTCAAACATAAAATCATTGGTCATGGTCCTTGATTGGTAtgttttagcttttttttttttttttttttactgaaacttctctacaattttatttatatatatatatatatatttttaggaCAACAATGGTGTGGATTAGAACTTTGTTTTGAGAATGTTGCATTTACGTGCATGGTGATCGAATCAAACAAGCTGGAAgagttttgcttttatttttctacataatttttcttcCATTCGAGGGCACGGGATATTGtgctttttaattgtttgtagtGATAACTTAGAGTACTTAGAGCGTCAAGTTTCAGAGTTGATCAATTCTTCTCAgaactttcttttgttttttgttttttactttttgctttGTGAGTTTGATTAGGATGGAAGAAAATTCTAAActttttgccttttctttcttttcttggatgCAAGATTCGGTGGAAGAACCCATGAATTTAAAAGCTCAAACTCAAATGCAAAGCATATCGATTTGCAGACAAAACTCAGATACAACCCTTTTCTCCAATTTGTGGAAGAACCAATGCACGAAGAAAAGCCCTAACTTAAACGCAAAGCAAATCGATTTGCACAACTCTATTCAAATCCTTTAAAAGATTTCGAATAAACCCTAATGCAGCCCATTTCGCCCATGTGTGGAAGAACCCACGAAGAAAAGCTCTAACACAGATGCAAAACGAATAGATGCTCCAACGTAAAatgaaatttctaatttacaAGAGCTACGTCTGTgtatttctttttgtgttttcccTTTTCGTGTTATTGATCCTCAAATCAGCAAAAATAGTGTGATACGCtatatttatgtgtattttaattaaataattatttcattttatatgattttagttatatgatttaattatttctaactgtaaaatttaaattcaatgtgctttattgttattaatcattgtttattctttaaatttctctttattttaaattattttattgttgtattttattattttatttacttagtCACTACGTTCAAACTATTGCTGTAAATTGccattttgaaattcttttcgTTGGATTATTTTTAAGACCTGAGTTGAATAGACGGgatctattttctttctcttcctttttctttttcccttttcctttcctctttctccttttcttctcttcttctcctttttccccTACCTCCCGCACGACCCCCCTCCCTTTGCTCTTGTCCTTCGTGCATTCCCCTTCCCCGAGCCCAGCGCCGCCATGTACCTTGGTCGTCACCGCCCCTCTTATGCTAATGACTGCCACCCCACTAGAACCCACCTCTATCTCTCAGCCAGTATCTCTCTTCGCAACACACTAGAATCCACGAGTTCTCCTCCATGTGCTACTGTGGCAAACTTGGTTTTTGTGTGGAGAACTAATTTTGGGTGCATACATATCACGACCACAAGCCGAGATGGgacattatctcgatggagctcctctggaaactcgggagcgtaatatattgGGTGACGTCCCCTAGGTTGTTGCTGGGCGATAACGGAATCAAACTGGATGGTAAGGGTCTCATGTTGACTCTATGGCCCCTCTATTGacaggggctagaggatgcttggccacgaATGCACTAGGCACAGAACTGGGCATCATTTGTTACGAAGTCATGCacatggtcgttacccgtggtggGACGAAGGGAGCCAGGCTATGCGGATAgtccctaagggagatcatggtgcatacaagaTTACTAGCAGTTTAAACTCGGGCcgttttttggaaaaatggcagtttattttaatcgaatgatttttggccaaatggaaattttggagtatgttggaaaaatatttattttcaaaaaaaaaaatgatgttttgggTTTGATGTATATTTGAGCATATGCACGCATATATGTTAGttgcattaatgtatttttatcttgtgagttgtttggttggttacttaCCTCATTCACAATCTCACGTGGTATTCGAACCCTACTATTCTGTTTTATCGAATCGTAAATGTTGATGCAGACGAGGACATTGAGCCCGTGGGATCAACTCCACCAGAGGAGTGACCTAGGTCATTTTCCATGTTTTGGGATTGATTTCCcacttttgttatgtattttggatttgtattatattttatcagatTACTGTATTTGGATTTcccacttttttattttggaaaatttgtatttaaaattctattaCTTAGTTGACTAACTTTTAATTATCCTCTGCGACCCTTattgtacactttttgcatgtacGCACACTTGGCATTGGTCGTTGGGGCATCACACGAAACATTACAAAAAGTTGCTGGTTGTCCCTCTATTCCGCATGACGGTTGTCCCTGGCAGAACTCTTTCGTAAGTTGGCAACCAcccttatttgtttttcttttaattatgacATTATGTTTTTAGTCCACAATACCcattgtataaatattaaaaaaagccataatgaattgaaaaatataaagctAAAACCCtactttgcaaaaaaaaaacaaaaaaattaataaaatattaaacttaagaaaagaaaaaaatataaattcccttgagaaatgagaaaaaaataaaaagacatcaataaatttatgttttacgATGAAATGTGTgtggaatgaaaaaaattttcaaacaaaatttcatcCTAAAATTTGCTTATTTGGGACGATGTCTACATTTTGTCCAAAAAGTAGAACAAACATAGTATATGATTCGAACTGATCTAACAAATTTGGCtgccatttatttatttttttgacattCAAACGAATATGTTACAAGCTCAAACTATGGActtatcaaatttaattttttaaatattgaaaaacaattaaaaagactaatttattgagataaaccatacattaaaataaattcacaagaaaaatgaaattatttctttaaaattatattgaattataaaaacataatttaatatatctaaaaataacaaaaaaaaaaaaaaagacattattACTAAGGTTTactttggtttattttatttgatttctattggcttcatatgtttgtttatttacatctctgaaaagttgtatatatttttttccataaaattgTTCGTTATATTGTTTTGAAGTCACATCTTTTGATAGGCATTTTTTCGGGAAAAATCCCTTAATTAAAATCTGTGTATACGAAAGTGGTTTGTCGTAAGGGGGAGACGCAACACAAGATAGGAGGGGGGATAAGTAACCGTGTGCAGATCAAGAACCAGTGAGTATGGAAGGAAAAAACTAGTGTGAAAGAAGAAACCAGTGAGAAGGAGCAAGTCAGCTTGGTGGCGGATCGGGTGGCAGGTGGGTTTGAGAAGCAGGGAGAGAAAGAACACACGATGGAGCAAACCATGGCTTTGGTTACGGATGGAGTTGCAGATGGGGTAGCAAAGGAGGGGAAGAAAGAGCATGTGATAGAACAACAGATGGCCTTGGTTGTGGATGGGGCTGTGGAATGTAGAGAGCTATGGCAAAGTTTAGAGGTGGTTGATGCCAATGAGTCCCTTTGGCTTGTGGTAGGGGACTTCAATATTATCTGGGAAGATAGTGAAAGAGTGGGTGGCCATCCAACGCTGCTAGCTTCTATggcaaattttaataattgtatTGACCACTGTGATTTATTGGAGCTTCAGGTTATGGGATGCCGACCGTCGTGGTGGTGTAATGGCCATGAGGGGTAGACTCGAAGCTAGGCAAGGCTTGATAGAGCATTGATTAATACCCATTTCGCAAATAGGTTTCATTCAGTTTTCTTTGAATATCTTCAACGGAAGACATCAGATCATTGTCCTATGCTCATTCACTCCCAAAAACCAGTAGTAAGCTACGACCATCATCCTTTTCGCTTTCAAAATATGTGGGTATCTCATGAAGATTTTTTGCGATGTGTGGAAGAAGTATGGAAGGAACCTACTACCTCTGTGAGTCTTGTAAGGttggcaaaaaaattgaaaaaaataaagcttgCGCTACGAGCTTGGATTAAATAGGTATTTGGGCATGTGGGGCAGACCATTAAATAATTAGAAGAGAGATTGGAGGTCTTAGAGAGTCAGTTATAAGGGGGCTATGATAATGAGGTAGAATGTGATTTCTTGGTGACTAAACTTGAACTGGATTCATGGGAATGACGTGAAGAATCCAGACTCTCTCAGTTGGCAAAAAGGAGGTGGCTTTTAGAGGGCGTctagaatggaaaaaaaataaagtcataCAGAACATGCGGCTAGAGAATGGAGTCATTTTGAACTTGCCAGAACAGGTCCATCAAGaagctttaaattattttcaaaactctCTTTCAAATAATTCTATTGTAGAAGATGTGGATCTCACACCTCATATATAGTGCTCTATATCTGAGGAAAATAATTTGGCTCTTGCTATAGCCCTGTCTGAGACTGAGATTTTGGCTGCTTTGAAATCAATTCTGAAATAGAGCTCACCTGGACTGGATGAGTTTGGCTCGGGTTTCTATTTAAGTTGATGTGATTTGATCAAAGAGGATGTTGTTGAGGCAGCCAAGGAGTTCTTTTCAAGTTCTGCTTTACCTAGATTTTACACGGCATCATATCTGGTGTTGATTTCGAAGGTAGAGGATCCTAAGAGTTTTGACAATTTCTGACCTATTAGCCTTTGTTCAGTTGTGTATAATATTTCTTCTAAGGTTCTCGTGCAAATGATGACACCTTATTTATCTCAGTTGATTTCTCATGAATAAGGAGAGTTTATTCAAGGCCGCAACATCTTTGAAAACATCACTTTGGCTTAGGAATTGGTTCACTCTCTGAATAAGAAAACAAAGGGTGGCAACATTATGGTGAACATTGATACGGCCAAAGCCTATAATTGCGTAAATTGGCAATTTTTATTGAATGTGTTAACATCTATTGGCTTTTCTCATCAGGTTTGTAATCTTGTAAGGGAGTGTGTTCAGTCCCCTTTGTTCTCCATTATGATGAATGGGACTTTCAAGGGTTTCTTCCAACTGGCTCAGGGTCTACAATAAGGTGATCCGCTAtctccatatttatttattattatggcAGAGGTGTTGTCAAGATTACTTCGCAAGAATTTTGAAGAGTGTCGAATTGGATGTTTTTCTCATCCTGTGGGTGGGCCTCTTCTCACACATTTACTGTATGCGGATGATCTTTTAGTTTTTGTGAATGGTGGCAAGCCCATAAATTCAGCAAAGTTGTTGGACCAAATACTAGTGTTTATAGCAAAACCAGAAACCAAGTTTCCTTTAAAATCTCTAGTCACTTCTCTAATCTCTAATCACATCTTTCCCTTGCTTCACTCTTCCCAATTATGCAATGATCTGTTTTGATTTTTCCATCCCAACCAGCCAATCAAAAGCTTCCACCTTCCATCCACTTTCAGTCTTGCAATCTGCTAATAATAAGGTTGGTGAGTCTCTAGCTTCATGGTGATCAATAAGAGGGCTATCCGAAGACCACTTGTCATGCCAAAAAGATAAATTTCCTTCTCTGACCTTCCACTGAGAAAATTTTTGCACTACCGGCGAATTATGCAATAACATTTTCCAgcattttgaaacttttgaagGGTCCACAATAGAAATATGTTTCTGGCC includes:
- the LOC122291028 gene encoding uncharacterized protein LOC122291028 encodes the protein MEQTMILITDGVADGVAKEGEKEHVIEQQMALVMDGAVECRELSQSLEVVDANELWDADCPGGVMAMRGRLEASILNDNINDYMFQGLLLRANWFKLLILDNLEDIYDDAEDYYPYEDEEDDLDEVYFSSSANHQESKVGGDNGYVKSGCQEARLVYQPNFQDTGAGSSSEPLEAAKSATGRRAKRELKYEAADKPTARKHQQHLLRLGRT